A window of the Gossypium hirsutum isolate 1008001.06 chromosome A03, Gossypium_hirsutum_v2.1, whole genome shotgun sequence genome harbors these coding sequences:
- the LOC107927992 gene encoding translation initiation factor IF3-1, mitochondrial — translation MAFWRRINQSKLQLISNQYRRFYFQAPFTSSLHQTRIRVLEKPFCSIEDKPSYFYSNVRSFAAPVQAIKNKKAESGKEKPRLNKQITASVVRLVTEDGQHSVVSIQEALQQAKKKGLDLVEVQKMVNPPVCRLMDYNKEMYQRRQKEKEIAKNKAGETIKKGVCKIRFTGKIAENDLKLKAENVIRLMERGYRVKCMAMGQGKEHEVEDLGGILSRLTNLIEDVCVVESGPKVEKTNAYVIVKHVKFGPTKKGGGKKSKVETSTESATDNQSPMLPNDESTESGSESEDTMLSDEDELPMYSPTQMRDESTGSNTSQSCLPDTSPEIHNRYKRSEPRNPSNPQFPYPRREQPNMGQSTRESVRSEPWFQNPPRQPPQNMGQDTRESVRSEPWFQNPPRKPPQNMGQNTRESVRSESWFQNTPRQPPQNMGQNTRETVRSAPQFPYQQRQPPQNMNATSSVQHTKQVENESSKPPSNNSLSFGIFSGSTANSSGKQTPDAPMSNEGNRYASLRNRGMNGNGANQNTRGSQFDGDRKPDSNMAGQDRYGSTSNRNP, via the exons ATGGCGTTTTGGCGTAGAATCAATCAATCTAAGCTTCAACTTATATCGAATCAATACAGGAGATTTTACTTTCAAGCCCCCTTTACTTCCTCTCTTCATCAAACGAGGATCCGTGTTTTGGAGAAACCTTTTTGCAGTATTGAAGATAAGCCCTCGTATTTTTACAGCAATGTTAGATCTTTTGCTGCCCCAGTTCAG GCTATTAAGAACAAGAAGGCTGAGTCAGGCAAGGAAAAGCCACGTTTAAATAAGCAAATCACTGCTAGTGTTGTAAGATTGGTGACGGAAGACG GTCAGCATTCCGTTGTCTCAATTCAAGAAGCATTGCAACAGGCAAAGAAGAAAGGTCTCGATCTTGTCGAG GTTCAGAAAATGGTTAACCCGCCTGTTTGTAGGCTGATGGACTATAATAAGGAAATGTACCAACGACGTCAAAAGGAAAAGGAAATTGCTAAAAACAAG GCAGGGGAGACAATAAAGAAAGGAGTGTGCAAAATTCGGTTCACTGGGAAAATA GCAGAAAACGACCTAAAGTTGAAAGCAGAAAATGTTATTCGATTAATGGAACGAGGTTACCGAGTAAAG TGTATGGCCATGGGGCAGGGTAAGGAGCACGAAGTCGAGGATCTGGGAGGAATTTTGTCTCGTCTCACTAACTTG ATTGAAGATGTATGTGTTGTGGAAAGTGGGCCGAAGGTGGAGAAAACAAATGCTTATGTGATAGTCAAGCATGTCAAATTTGGCCCGACGAAGAAAGGTGGTGGAAAAAAATCAAAGGTTGAAACTTCTACTGAATCAGCTACTGATAACCAAAGTCCCATGCTGCCTAATGATGAATCTACTGAATCTGGCTCAGAGTCTGAAGATACTATGCTTTCAGATGAAGATGAGCTGCCTATGTATTCGCCGACGCAAATGCGGGATGAATCTACTGGATCAAATACTTCTCAATCCTGTCTTCCAGATACATCCCCTGAGATCCACAACAGATACAAAAGGAGTGAACCGAGGAATCCGTCCAATCCTCAATTCCCGTATCCACGACGGGAACAACCTAATATGGGCCAGAGTACAAGAGAGTCAGTCAGGTCAGAACCCTGGTTCCAAAATCCACCACGGCAACCACCTCAAAATATGGGCCAGGATACAAGAGAGTCAGTCAGGTCAGAACCCTGGTTCCAAAATCCACCACGGAAACCACCTCAAAATATGGGCCAGAATACAAGAGAGTCAGTCAGGTCAGAATCCTGGTTCCAAAATACGCCACGACAGCCACCACAAAATATGGGCCAGAATACAAGAGAGACAGTTAGGTCAGCACCCCAGTTCCCATATCAACAACGGCAACCACCCCAAAACATGAATGCTACATCCTCGGTGCAACACACGAAGCAAGTTGAGAACGAATCTTCAAAGCCTCCCTCTAATAACTCACTGAGCTTTGGGATATTTAGCGGTTCGACAGCAAATTCATCTGGCAAGCAAACACCGGATGCACCCATGAGCAACGAGGGAAACAGGTATGCATCCTTAAGAAATCGTGGCATGAATGGAAATGGAGCTAATCAGAATACTCGTGGCTCACAATTTGATGGTGACCGAAAGCCGGACAGCAATATGGCTGGACAAGACAGGTACGGTAGTACTTCAAATAGAAATCCATAG
- the LOC107927944 gene encoding probable protein phosphatase 2C 60 — protein sequence MLSGLMNLLRACFLPRSDRHVHTSSENGGRQDGLLWYKDSGQHFNGEFSMAVVQANNLLEDQSQLESGCLSLHESGPYGTFVGVYDGHGGPETSRYINDHLFQHLKRFTSEQQGMSADVIRKAYQATEDGFLSLVTKQWPMKPQIAAVGSCCLVGVICNGTLYVANLGDSRAVLGRAVKATGEVLAIQLSAEHNVCIESVRREMQSLHPDDSQIVVLKHNVWRVKGLIQISRSIGDVYLKKAEFNREPLYPKFRLREPFRKPILSADPSISMHELQPHDQFVIFASDGLWEHLSNQEAVNIVQNHPRSGSAKRLVKTALQEAAKKREMRYSDLKKIDRGVRRHFHDDITVIVVFLDSNLMSRASSAKGPNLSIRGGGVNFPPNILAPCATPTEPGGT from the exons ATGTTATCAGGGTTAATGAATTTATTGAGGGCTTGTTTTTTACCGAGATCTGATAGACACGTTCACACGAGTTCCGAAAACGGAGGTCGACAAGATGGTCTTTTATGGTACAAAGATTCAGGGCAGCATTTCAATGGTGAGTTCTCAATGGCAGTGGTTCAAGCCAACAATTTGCTTGAAGACCAAAGCCAGCTCGAGTCTGGTTGTTTGAGTTTACACGAGTCAGGTCCGTATGGTACTTTTGTTGGTGTATATGATGGACATGGTGGCCCGGAAACGTCCCGGTACATCAACGATCATCTCTTTCAACATCTCAAAC GATTCACTTCGGAGCAACAAGGGATGTCGGCTGATGTGATACGTAAAGCATATCAAGCAACAGAAGACGGTTTTTTGTCACTCGTTACCAAACAATGGCCGATGAAACCACAAATTGCAGCTGTTGGATCTTGCTGTCTGGTCGGTGTTATCTGCAACGGAACTCTTTATGTTGCTAACCTTGGTGATTCTCGTGCTGTTTTGGGGAGAGCTGTAAAGGCAACAGGGGAGGTTCTAGCTATTCAGTTGTCGGCCGAGCATAATGTGTGTATAGAGTCTGTAAGACGAGAGATGCAATCATTGCATCCCGATGACTCACAAATTGTAGTATTGAAGCATAACGTATGGCGCGTAAAAGGTCTCATACAG ATTTCCAGATCGATCGGTGATGTATATTTGAAAAAGGCGGAGTTCAACAGGGAGCCTTTATATCCAAAATTCCGCCTTCGTGAACCTTTTAGAAAGCCGATATTGAGTGCAGATCCGTCAATATCAATGCACGAGCTGCAGCCACATGATCAGTTCGTGATATTTGCATCTGATGGGCTTTGGGAGCACCTAAGTAACCAAGAAGCTGTCAATATAGTTCAAAATCATCCACGGAGT GGAAGTGCAAAGCGGCTCGTAAAAACCGCACTACAAGAAGCAGCAAAGAAGAGAGAAATGAGATATTCCGACTTGAAGAAGATTGACCGCGGTGTCCGCCGGCATTTCCACGACGATATCACAGTAATCGTGGTGTTTCTCGACTCAAACCTCATGAGCAGGGCTAGCTCAGCAAAGGGCCCTAATCTATCCATTAGAGGGGGCGGAGTTAACTTCCCTCCGAATATACTAGCCCCGTGTGCCACGCCAACCGAACCCGGCGGCACTtga
- the LOC107927943 gene encoding RNA-binding protein 39 codes for MDFDEYEYLEKTVENPEHQKAKKEDGNGRVDNVKSEEKSRSGSSKHKREERVDDYDDYRSYSKRSKSREESLYDHARHKERSSSRHRSQSRDGEKDRHRSSREDRVKDRDKEERNGRDKEKERERDRKERDRERDRERGRERERERSSRSRSQSEREREMSRDREFREREKEREPRDRDRESRRYRDKKEDGGEAEVDPERDQRTVFAYQITLKASERDIYEFFSRAGKVRDVRLIMDRNSRRSKGFAYVEFYDVMSVPMAIALSGQPLLGQPVMVKPSEAEKNLAQSTTSVAAGQTGSHAGGARRLYVGNLHFNITEDQLRQVFESFGTVELVQLPLDESGHSKGFGFVQFARLEDAKNALNLNGQLEIGGRVIKVSTVTDQGPLQDVGTNADDLDDDEGGLSLNSSSRALLMAKLDRSGTASSITGSVGMPVNNTGLGAAPSAQPLVSPTIQASMPTIPGLPGGLQIPTNGIPTIDTIGTPSECLLLKNMFDPSLETEPDFDLDIKEDVQEECSKFGKLKHIYVDRKSAGFVYLRFEDAQGAINAQRNLHGRWFAGKMITATYMVPQTYEAKFPDSNR; via the exons AtggattttgatgaatatgagtATTTAGAAAAGACGGTTGAAAATCCTGAGCATCAAAAGGCGAAGAAGGAAGATGGTAATGGTAGAGTTGATAATGTTAAGTCTGAAGAGAAGAGTCGAAGTGGGAGTTCAAAGCATAAGAGGGAGGAGAGAGTCGATGATTACGATGATTATCGAAGTTATTCCAAACGTTCAAAATCACGAGAGGAATCATTGTATGATCATGCCCGGCATAAGGAACGAAGTTCTTCTCGTCACAGGTCACAGTCTAGAGATGGTGAGAAGGATAGGCACAGGAGTAGCAGAGAAGATAGAGTCAAAGACAGGGACAAGGAGGAGAGGAATGGGAGAGATAAAGAGAAGGAGCGCGAACGAGATAGGAAAGAGCGTGATCGTGAGAGGGACAGGGAAAGGGGAAGGGAAAGGGAGAGAGAGCGGTCAAGTAGAAGCAGGAGTCAATCAGAAAGAGAACGAGAGATGAGTCGTGACCGGGAGTTTAGAGAAAGAGAAAAGGAGAGAGAACCAAGGGATCGAGACCGAGAGAGCAG GAGGTACAGAGACAAAAAGGAAGATGGGGGAGAGGCTGAGGTTGATCCAGAAAGGGATCAGAGAACTGTATTTGCTTATCAG ATAACCTTGAAGGCTAGTGAAAGAGATATTTATGAGTTCTTCTCTAGGGCTGGCAAG GTACGAGATGTTCGCCTCATAATGGATCGAAATTCAAGACGTTCGAAGGGATTTGC GTACGTTGAGTTCTATGATGTAATGTCAGTCCCTATGGCAATAGCACTCTCTGGCCAGCCTCTTCTTGGTCAACCAGTGATGGTGAAACCATCAGAAGCTGAAAAGAATCTTGCTCAGTCAACTACATCTGTGGCAGCTGGACAGACAGGTTCACATGCTGGTGGAGCGAGAAGGTTGTATGTTGGCAACCTACATTTCAACATTACAGAAGATCAACTTCGTCAG GTTTTTGAATCTTTTGGTACTGTGGAGCTGGTTCAGTTGCCCCTTGATGAATCTGGTCATTCTAAAGGTTTTGGTTTTGTCCAG TTTGCCCGACTGGAAGATGCTAagaatgcattgaatttgaatggACAACTGGAGATTGGAGGTCGAGTAATCAAG GTTTCAACTGTTACTGATCAAGGTCCATTGCAAGATGTTGGGACAAATGCTGATGATCTTGATGATGATGAAGGTGGCTTG TCTTTGAATTCATCATCTCGAGCACTTCTCATGGCAAAGTTGGACCGCAGTGGCACTGCCTCAAG TATTACTGGCTCCGTAGGCATGCCTGTTAATAACACTGGCCTCGGTGCTGCACCTTCGGCGCAACCCCTTGTTTCTCCTACCATACAGGCTTCTATGCCTACTATTCCTGGACTTCCAGGTGGTCTACAAATCCCTACTAATGGCATCCCTACTATCGACACAATTGGAACCCCTAGCGAATGCCTATTGTTGAAGAATATGTTTGATCCAAGTCTCGAG ACTGAACCCGATTTTGATTTGGATATCAAAGAAGATGTTCAAGAAGAATGTTCGAAATTCGGAAAATTGAAGCATATTTATGTGGACAG GAAAAGTGCTGGTTTTGTATACTTACGATTTGAAGATGCCCAAGGCGCAATAAATGCGCAACGGAACTTACATGGAAGATGGTTCGCCGGAAAAATGATCACGGCAACATACATG GTACCACAAACCTACGAGGCAAAGTTTCCAGATAGTAACAGATAA
- the LOC107927835 gene encoding uncharacterized protein, whose translation MATYSGGRFKQFLKKYGKVALGVHFTVSGVSITGLYVAIKNNVDVESLFDKLHLPGFSNDQKNQNPPSQSTESDRFLIEEPIGEKSTAVVGEKQRNRTAELAASTGGALALAVLCNKALIPVRVPITVALTPPIARFLAKRRIIKNSV comes from the coding sequence ATGGCTACTTACAGTGGAGGCCGATTCAAGCAGTTCTTGAAGAAATACGGGAAAGTGGCACTCGGAGTTCATTTCACGGTCTCCGGAGTTTCAATCACCGGCCTTTACGTTGCCATCAAGAACAACGTTGACGTTGAATCTTTGTTCGACAAATTACATCTCCCAGGCTTTTCCAATGATCAAAAGAACCAAAATCCACCATCACAATCGACGGAATCAGATAGGTTTTTGATTGAAGAACCGATCGGGGAGAAATCAACGGCGGTGGTCGGTGAGAAGCAGAGAAATCGGACGGCTGAGCTTGCTGCTTCTACCGGTGGAGCCCTTGCATTGGCTGTGCTTTGTAACAAGGCATTGATCCCTGTTAGGGTTCCGATCACCGTCGCGCTTACGCCTCCGATCGCAAGGTTTTTGGCTAAGAGGAGGATAATTAAGAATAGTGTATGA
- the LOC107927827 gene encoding trafficking protein particle complex subunit 2-like protein has translation MIVCVAVVGHQNNPLYIQSFTDADDALKLHHIVHCSLDVVDERVNNPKKSGPTLNETFLGLLYPTENYKVYGYLTNTKVKFILVTTDLDVRDADVRNFFRRFHAAYVDAVSNPFHVPGKKITSRTFADRVSTIVQSFGLSSAV, from the exons ATGATCGTGTGCGTCGCCGTCGTTGGCCATCAG AACAATCCTCTCTACATACAGAGCTTCACTGACGCCGATGATGCTTTGAAACTCCACCATATCGTACATTGCTCCCTCGATGTCGTCGACGAACGAG TGAACAATCCAAAAAAATCAGGACCGACATTGAATGAGACCTTTCTGGGATTACTTTATCCTACTGAGAATTATAAAGT TTATGGTTATTTGACCAACACAAAGGTGAAGTTCATTTTAGTGACTACGGATTTAGACGTTAGAGATGCTGATGTTAGAAAT TTTTTCAGGAGGTTCCATGCTGCATATGTTGATGCTGTCTCGAACCCATTTCATGTTCCGGGTAAAAAGATTACATCCAGAACTTTTGCAGATAGAGTGAGCACCATTGTCCAGTCATTTGGTCTTAGTTCAGCTGTGTGA